The following are from one region of the Salvia splendens isolate huo1 chromosome 2, SspV2, whole genome shotgun sequence genome:
- the LOC121769235 gene encoding DEAD-box ATP-dependent RNA helicase 8-like isoform X1, with protein MPTSRQILMFSATFPVTVKDFKERYLRKPYIINLMDELTLKGITQFYVFVEERQKVHCLNTLFSKLQINQSIIFCNSVNRVELLAKKITELGYSCFYIHAKMLQDHRNRVFHDFRNGACRNLVCTDLFTRGIDIQAVNVVINFDIPKNSETYLHRVGRSGRFGHLGLAVNLITYEDRFNFCRKVATRGRGEMIEGWGSDAIMVLVGNEKLYI; from the exons ATGCCCACAAGCCGTCAGATTCTTATGTTCTCAGCTACATTTCCTGTTACAGTAAAAGATTTCAAAGAACGATACCTGAGAAAACCCTATATCATCAACCTTATGGATGAGCTTACCCTCAAGGGTATAACCCAgttttatgtttttgttgaaGAAAGACAGAAAGTTCACTGCCTCAACACCCTTTTTTCAAAG CTTCAAATAAACCAGTCTATTATTTTCTGCAATTCTGTGAATCGGGTGGAACTTCTTGCAAAGAAAATCACAGAACTTGGCTACTCTTGCTTCTACATTCACGCTAAGATGCTTCAGGATCACCGCAACAGAGTATTTCATGACTTCCGTAATGGTGCCTGCAGGAATCTTGTCTGCACTG ATCTGTTTACAAGAGGGATAGATATCCAGGCAGTCAATGTTGTAATCAACTTTGATATCCCTAAGAATTCTGAAACGTATTTACACAGG GTTGGCCGATCCGGAAGATTTGGACACCTTGGCTTAGCTGTGAATCTCATCACCTATGAGGACCGTTTTAATTT TTGCAGGAAAGTTGCTACCCGTGGAAGAGGGGAGATGATTGAAGGTTGGGGTTCAGATGCAATCATGGTCTTGGTTGGTAATGAGAAGCTTTATATATGA
- the LOC121769235 gene encoding DEAD-box ATP-dependent RNA helicase 8-like isoform X2, which translates to MPTSRQILMFSATFPVTVKDFKERYLRKPYIINLMDELTLKGITQFYVFVEERQKVHCLNTLFSKLQINQSIIFCNSVNRVELLAKKITELGYSCFYIHAKMLQDHRNRVFHDFRNGACRNLVCTDLFTRGIDIQAVNVVINFDIPKNSETYLHRVGRSGRFGHLGLAVNLITYEDRFNFDMQGLLFDPRFEVCKLQESCYPWKRGDD; encoded by the exons ATGCCCACAAGCCGTCAGATTCTTATGTTCTCAGCTACATTTCCTGTTACAGTAAAAGATTTCAAAGAACGATACCTGAGAAAACCCTATATCATCAACCTTATGGATGAGCTTACCCTCAAGGGTATAACCCAgttttatgtttttgttgaaGAAAGACAGAAAGTTCACTGCCTCAACACCCTTTTTTCAAAG CTTCAAATAAACCAGTCTATTATTTTCTGCAATTCTGTGAATCGGGTGGAACTTCTTGCAAAGAAAATCACAGAACTTGGCTACTCTTGCTTCTACATTCACGCTAAGATGCTTCAGGATCACCGCAACAGAGTATTTCATGACTTCCGTAATGGTGCCTGCAGGAATCTTGTCTGCACTG ATCTGTTTACAAGAGGGATAGATATCCAGGCAGTCAATGTTGTAATCAACTTTGATATCCCTAAGAATTCTGAAACGTATTTACACAGG GTTGGCCGATCCGGAAGATTTGGACACCTTGGCTTAGCTGTGAATCTCATCACCTATGAGGACCGTTTTAATTT TGATATGCAGGGATTGCTATTCGATCCACGATTTGAAGTTTGTAAG TTGCAGGAAAGTTGCTACCCGTGGAAGAGGGGAGATGATTGA
- the LOC121769235 gene encoding DEAD-box ATP-dependent RNA helicase 8-like isoform X3, with translation MPTSRQILMFSATFPVTVKDFKERYLRKPYIINLMDELTLKGITQFYVFVEERQKVHCLNTLFSKLQINQSIIFCNSVNRVELLAKKITELGYSCFYIHAKMLQDHRNRVFHDFRNGACRNLVCTDLFTRGIDIQAVNVVINFDIPKNSETYLHRVGRSGRFGHLGLAVNLITYEDRFNFDMQGLLFDPRFEVCKESCYPWKRGDD, from the exons ATGCCCACAAGCCGTCAGATTCTTATGTTCTCAGCTACATTTCCTGTTACAGTAAAAGATTTCAAAGAACGATACCTGAGAAAACCCTATATCATCAACCTTATGGATGAGCTTACCCTCAAGGGTATAACCCAgttttatgtttttgttgaaGAAAGACAGAAAGTTCACTGCCTCAACACCCTTTTTTCAAAG CTTCAAATAAACCAGTCTATTATTTTCTGCAATTCTGTGAATCGGGTGGAACTTCTTGCAAAGAAAATCACAGAACTTGGCTACTCTTGCTTCTACATTCACGCTAAGATGCTTCAGGATCACCGCAACAGAGTATTTCATGACTTCCGTAATGGTGCCTGCAGGAATCTTGTCTGCACTG ATCTGTTTACAAGAGGGATAGATATCCAGGCAGTCAATGTTGTAATCAACTTTGATATCCCTAAGAATTCTGAAACGTATTTACACAGG GTTGGCCGATCCGGAAGATTTGGACACCTTGGCTTAGCTGTGAATCTCATCACCTATGAGGACCGTTTTAATTT TGATATGCAGGGATTGCTATTCGATCCACGATTTGAAGTTTGTAAG GAAAGTTGCTACCCGTGGAAGAGGGGAGATGATTGA